One Sulfurimonas sp. HSL-3221 genomic window, CCGGGACATTTGTCCGCGTCATCTGCAACCCCGTCGTTGTCGCTGTCCGCCGGTGCCGCAGCGACCTCAGGTGCCGGTTCCGGTGCGGGCTCGGCCGCCGGTTCGGAAGCGCCGAAAGCAACATTCACACCGGCAAGAACTGCCAGGTTGTTATCCCAGCGGTCGTCATTGTATTTCAGCATATAGAGCGCTTCGAGTTTCAGTGCAACCTCTTCGGCGATCGGGAACTTAAACCCGAGGCCGGCATCGGCCATCACGCTGTCTTCATTGTCATACTTCAGCTTGGTCATGTTTTCATACCCCAGACCGGCTTTCATATAGGGGATCGCCGTCCCGAGCGGACCGTATTCGTGAACACCGTTGAGCATAACACGGGTGATCGTCGTCTGGCCGCCTGCTTTTTTGTAGACGACATCCGGCGAATAGAGCAGCTCAAGCTCGGGCTTGATACTCTCAAAAATCGCATTGAACTGGACCGCTGCACCGATCGTCCCCTGCTTGTTCATCTCCAGATTACCTTCCGGGATCACTCCACCGACTATCGCCGTCACTTCATAATCTCCTGCTGAAGCCGTTGATGCCAGTACCGCAGCAGTGACCGCAGACATGAAAAAGCCTAGTTTGCGCATTGTTTCTCCTTTAATTTATAACGAAATTTCCCCTCACTTCATGGGAAGTACGTCATTTTGCTGCATTATAGCACGTCAAAATCTCATACTTAATGACAAAAACAAAAAAATTGATAGCAATTTGATACAAAGAGGAAACAAAAGGAGGAGAGATAAGGATTGCTGATACGGGAGCACCGCCCTAAGGGGCGCTGCTTACTCCCACTCGATTGTTGCAGGCGGCTTGGAGCTGATGTCGTAGACGACGCGGTTGATCCCGTCGACTTCGTTGATGATGCGGCGGCTGATGCGCTCGAGCAGGTCGTGCGGGAGGTGCGCGAAGGTCGCCGTCATCCCGTCGACCGCCTCGACGACGCGGACACAGACGGTATTGTCGTAGGTACGGTTGTCGCCCATGACCCCGACGCTCTTGACGTTTAGCAGCACGGCAAACGCCTGCCATGTGCGGGTGTAGTAACCGCTCGCCTTGAGCTCGTCGAGCAGAATGACATCCGCTTCACGCAGCAGGTTGAGGTCAGGCTTGTTGACGTCGCCCATGATACGGATCGCCAGACCCGGTCCTGGGAAGGGGTGGCGGTTGATCATCGATTCGGGGAGCCCCAGTTCGCGGCCGAGCTTGCGGACTTCATCCTTGAAAAGTTCGCGAAGCGGCTCGATCAGCTCAAAATCCATCCAGTCCGGCAGGCCGCCGACATTGTGGTGGGATTTGATCGTCTCGGAAGGTCCTTTGACGGAGACGGATTCGATGACGTCGGGGTAGAGGGTACCCTGGGCCAGGAACTTGATGCCGGAGTGCTTCTTCGCTTCGGCTTCGAAGACCTCGATGAAAGTGTGTCCGATCGTCTTGCGTTTCGTCTCCGGGTCGGTGACGTTCGCCAGGCGCTCCAGGAAGAGCTCGGAAGCGTCCGCCACGACGAGGGGGACTTTCAGGTTGACCTTGAAGACCTCCTCGACCTGTTCGCGCTCGCCCTTGCGCAGCAGCCCGTTGTCGACGAAGACGGGGATCAACTGGTCGCCGATTGCTTCGTACAGCAGCGCCGCGACGACAGAGGAGTCTACCCCGCCGGAGAGCCCGCAGAGGACCTTGCCGTCACCGACCTGCTCTTTGATCTTCGCGATCTGTTCTTTGAGGAAGTGACCCATATCCCACTTCTCGGTCACGCCGCAGATCTTGCGGGCAAAGTTGCGCAGCATGAGGTACCCCTCTTCGCTGTGCTGGACTTCCGGGTGGTACTGCATAGCGTAGACGCGCTTCTCCTCGTTCGCGATCGCCGCGAAGGGGGAGTTGTCGGAGTGGGCGATCGGGGCAAAGCCCTCCGGGAGAACATCAACACGGTCACTGTGGCTCATCCAGACGACACGGCCGTTCTCGCATGATTCGAACAGCGGGGAGACGTTGCCGTGCTCCTCGTTGATATAGAGCTCCGCCTTGCCGTATTCGTGGTGATCGGAGCGGATGACCGAACCGCCGAAGTCGACGGCGATACGCTGCATCCCGTAACAGATACCCATCACGGGGAGGCCGAGGTCGTAGATCGCCTTGTCCACTTCATAGGCGTCTTCGTCGTACACCGAAGCCGGGCCGCCGCTGAGGATGATCCCTTTGGGATTTTTCGCGGTGATCTCTTCGACCTTGGTGAAGTAGGGAACGATTTCACAGTAGATGCGTTCCTCGCGCAGGCGGCGTGCAATAAGCTGCGTATACTGCGATCCGAAATCCAGTACGATAATGCTGACGTCTTTCACGGTAAGACCTTTATGAATGGTTGATTGATAATGAAAGGATAGCTTAAAAGGGGTTAGATTTGGGTTAGTGTCGGGCGGTGCGCCGGAGGGGTGTTCCGCCCCGGCAGGCAACGCCGAAAGAGGCGCCTAGTAGAGGCCGAGGATCTCAAACTGGATGTACCAGAGCAGCAGCGAGAGGAGATAGCCCGCCAGGATCGTCCAGGCATATTTCATATGCGCGCCGAAGGTGTAGATCCCGCGCAGACGCCCCATGACGCCGACGCCGGCTGCGGATCCGAAACTGATCAGGCTTCCGCCTATTCCCGCCGTCATGGTCACGAGCATCCACTGGTCCAGCCCCATCTCCGGGCTCGCTTTGAGGATCGCGCTCATGACCGGGACGTTGTCGACGATCGCCGAGAGGAAGCCGACGCCGATGTTCGACGCCGTCGCACCGATCACCCCGTAGAGATCGTGGATGTAGTTGAGAAAACCGACATAGTGCAGCGCACCGACGGCGGAGAGGATTCCGAAGAAGAAGAGCAGCGTATCGTTCTCGATCTTCTGCATATTGACGAAGATATCGAACGAATCGCGCTTCTGCTTCGTCAGGCGGAAAGAGTAGAGCTTGAGCAGCGCCAGACCGAAGACCATGCCCCACATCGCCGGGAAGTGGAAGAACTGGTGTCCCAGGACCGCGATGACGATCGTTGCAGCGCCCAGGTAAACAACCGTCATCCCGCCGTCGCGCATCTGCGGTGCCGCTTCGCTGCTCGCGTCAAACGCCGGTGCACCCGCCGGAACGAAACGGGCCAGCAGCCATGCCGTCAGGACCCAGCCGCCGATGGAGGGGACGAAGAGGAAAAGGAAGTCGATAAATTCGCCCTTCTGCGCCGTCCACGCCATCAGCGTTGTGATATCCCCAAAGGGGCTCCAGGCACCACCGGCGTTGGCCGCCACGACGATATTGATCGCCCCCGGTACGAGGAACTTGTGGTTGTCACGGTCGATCGTGAAGAGTACCGTCGAAAGGATCAGCGCCGTGGTGAGGTTGTCGGCTACCGGCGAAATGAAGAAAGCCAGCAGGCCCGTCAGCCAGAAAAGTTTCTTGTAGCTGTATCCCTTGGAGACGAGCTTGTATTTCAAGACGTCAAAAACGCCCCGTTCGATCAGGGTCTCGATGAAAGTCATCGCCACGAACAGGAAGAAGAATATCTCCGCGATCTCCTCGATCAGCGTGCGCATCTCCTCGTGCAGCGGGTCCGGAGAGAGCCCGTTGAGCGCATAATAGATCCCGATCAGCATAAACGAGAACGTCCCGATGAACAGCGCCGGCTTGGCCTTGTTCAACTCATATTTTTCTTCCGTTGCAATAAAATAATAGCCGATGATAAAGACGGCCAGCACGGCGATCCCGACCCACGTCGAGGTCAGGTCAAGCATGGTATCATGCATATAAAACTCCCAATTGAAATATATTTCACACCTCCAACGGTGTCATGACTCAGTTTTCGCGGTAATGGACCCCGACCGATTCTTCCCTGGCCAGGGCGGCGCGGACGATCTCGTGCGCCGTCAACAAGCGCAATCTCAGCATCCGGCCGATCGGGGAAGCAAGCATGGCGTCGAGCGTGGCCAGTGCTTCCTGGAGCCCTTCTGTCGTCCGGACAATGGAAACGAATTTCCACATTATACGGCGCAGCTGCTCCTTTTTCTCTTTGTCCCCCTCGACAAACAGGGGCTCATCTCCCGGGGCGAAAGGGGTGGAACAGCGGCTCCCCGCTTCGCTCAGCAGCGCCGCGGTCGCGCGTTTGGCGAAGACCAGCCCCTCCAGCAGCGAGTTGCTGGCCAGACGGTTGGCGCCGTGGACCCCCGTCGACGCCGCTTCACCAATGGCGTAAAGGCCCTTGATACCGGCAACGTGGCCCTCCAGGTCCGTCTTGATCCCGCCGATGGCGTAGTGAAACGCCGGGGAGACCGGCACCCGGTCTTTGGGGACGTCAAAGCCCATATCCCGCAGGTTGGCGCTGATATTGGGGAAGCGTTTGTGGAAATAGGCCGGATCGAACTCCCGGAAGGAGAGGTAGATCTGCTTTTTCGTCTTGCGGCGGTAGTCGAAAAGCGCCCGGCTGACGATGTCGCGGGGGGCAAGTTCGCCCCGGGGGTCGTAATCGAAGAGGAAACGGTAACCGTCTTCATCCTCGACCTGCGCCCCCTCGCCGCGCAGCGCTTCGCTGAGCAGCTGCTTCTGCACGGACTGGTTGCCGAGGTAGACCGTCGGGTGGAACTGCATCATCTCCATATTTTCGAGGGCGATCCCCTTTTCGACACAGATGCCCTGGATGTCTCCGCTGATGCTGTAGGCGTTCGTGTGAAAACGGTAGAGCGAACCCACCCCGCCGCTGGCGAGGATCACCTGGTGCGCGAGGATCACTTTGCGCTCGCCCTTGTAAACGACCTCGACCCCGCAGATCTGCCCCTCCTCGATGAGAAAATCGATGACGGTGGCGTTGGCCAGCATGGGGTGGGGGTTGTTCAGCAGCAGGAAATGGTGGAGGTGCCGACCCGTCGCATCGCCGCCCGCATGCAGGATCCGGTCGGCGGAGTGCGCCGCCTCTTTGGTATAGAGCAGACGCCCGTTCTCCCCCGTATCGAACTTGAAACCGCGTGCCATCAGGTCACGGACCACGGTCTGCGAGGTTTCGCTCAGCACCCGGACCGCCTCCTCGTTGCACATGCCCGCACCCGCTTCGAGGGTGTCTTTGATATGAATGGGGATGTCGGCGTCGTTGCGCGCCGTCGTCACGCCGCCCTGGGCGTAATAGGTGTTGCACTCCCAGGGGCGGGTCTTGTTGATCAGAAGCACTTTTTTGTCGGTGGGAATGTTCAGCGCGGCGTAGAGTCCGGCGACCCCGGCACCGATGATGAGGACGTCATACTGCATCAGCGCACCTTTTGCGGGGCTTCGTAGTAGGGATTACCTTTGTAGCCGCATCCAGAAAGGCTTAACAGGCAAACCGCTATAATCATCATATGAAAAATGCTTCGCATATTCTCGCTTCGCTGCGGCAAAAGCCGTCGTTTTCAAAATTGGCGCACTTCGAGTGCATCCGCCGCATCCAGGGGCTTTTTCCCCCGCATCTGCAGCGGCTGGTGCGGTACGGCTATTTTCACAACAAAATACTCTATTTTGTCCTTAGCCATCCGGGCGCCAAACAGGAGTTCGATAATATCATTGCATCGATTAAAGCCCCTTTAAAACTCTATACGCCGCCGGAGTGCCGGGAGCACCTGCCCGAGGACATCCGCGCCTTCGTCACCCACCGCATCGAAGCGGCAAAAAGCGAAGACAAGGGGATGATACGCGACAGCGAAACCCACTACACCGAACGCTCGGAAGGCGCCTTCGGCAACGAAGCCCACCACCCCGAACTGCACCGTCTCATCGAACGGATCAGAGAACACATCCATGCTCGAACAGATTCAGAACCTGCCTGACCGTCCCGGCGTCTACCACTACTACGACGCCGGCGGCCACCTGCTCTACGTCGGCAAGGCCAAGAGCCTGAAGAAAAGGGTGAAGAGCTATTTCCGCTTTACCCCCGTGCTAGCCCCCAACCCGACCCTCTCCCCCCGCATCCGCAAGATGCTCGGCGAAACCGTTTCACTGAACTATATCGTCGTCGAAAGCGAACACGACGCCCTGATCCTGGAAAACTCTCTGATCAAGCAGCTCAAGCCCAAATACAACATCCTGCTGCGCGACGACAAGACCTACCCCTATATCTACATCGATCGCGCCCTCCCCTTCCCCCGTTTCGAGATCACGCGCAAAGTCATTACCGGCAGTCGTATCGAATATTTCGGCCCCTATTCCGTCGGGGCGCGGGACATCCTCGACTCTCTCTACGACCTCGTACCGCTCGTGCAGAAGCAGAGCTGCCTCGGCGGGGGGAAGACCTGCCTTTTCTACCAGATGAAACAGTGCCTCGGCCCCTGCGAAGGACTGGTGACGCCGGAGGCTTACGCCGCCCTTATCGACGAGGCCAAGAGCCTTATCGATTCCAAACGGAAACTGCTCTCCCGCCTGGAGGCGCGGATGGCTTTTTACGCCGAATCGCTTCGCTTCGAAGAGGCGGCGAAACTGCGCGACCGGATCGAACGGATCGAGCGCAGCGAACAGCTCTCCAAGATTGACCTGGCCAACGCCGCGGACTACGATATCTTTGCCGTCGCCCACAACGACAAATATGCCGCCATCGTCCGCCTCTTCATGCGACGGGGCAAGATCGTCTCCTCCGCGTTCGACACGATCCGCATTAATGCGCTTTTCGACCCCGGCGAACTCTATGAACGTACCCTGCTGGAGTTCTACGTCCATGACCAGCCCCCCATCGTCGCCCCCATCCTCGTTGCGGATGATTTCGATACCCGCGAGTGGGTCGCATCGGCGCTCTCAAAACACCTGGGGCGCAAAGTACAGATCCATGTCCCCCAGCGCGGCGAAAAACGCAAAGTGATCGATACCGCGCGCCTCAATGCCGAGGAGCTGCTCCAGAAGCAGCGGCATACGGGGGCCGAACGGACCGCGGAAGCCCTGCAGGAGCTCTGCGGACTCTCCGCCTTCCCCGAACGCGTCGAGGTCTTCGACAACTCCCACCTCGCCGGGGTCGCGCCCGTCGGTGCCATGATCGTGGCCGAAAAGGGGACGTTCCTCAAAAAGGCCTACCGCCACTACCACCTCGACTCACGGGACGAGTACGCCCAGATGCGCGAAATGCTGACCCGCCGGATCGAGGGTTTCGGCGCCAACCCGCCGCCGGACCTCTGGATCATCGACGGAGGGCGCACCCTGCTGCTGCTGGCGACGGACCTTCTCGCCTCCGCCGGGGTCAACCTCGATGTCATCGCTGTCAGCAAGGAAAAAATCGATGCCAAAGCACACCGCGCGAAAGGCAAAGCCGCCGACCTGATCCATACGTTTGAGGAGACCCTGAGACTCCCGACGACCGACCCCCGTCTGCACTGGGTACAGCGGCTGCGGGATGAAGCCCACCGCTTTGCTATCACCTTTCACAAAAAGCAACGAGAAAAGGAGGCAAAAAGTTCAAATCTCCTGCAACTGAAGGGCATTTCCGAGGCCAAGGTCAAAAAACTTCTCAACCATTTCGGTACCTTTGAAGCCGTTTATGCAGCCCCCGAAGAGGAACTCGCCGCCCTCCTCAACATTGCTGATGCAAAAAAGATCAAAAACAGTTATCGATAAGTTGCATTTTGCGGTTAATATGCTATATTTATCCAGACACAAATTAAAACAAGGCCGACTATGCAGGTAGTAGAACCGATAGATGAAGAGTTTAAATTCGAAGGCCGTGCGATCGTGAGCGAAACGGATCTCAATGGGATCATTACCTTTGCCAACCGGAAGTTCTGTGAAATCTCCGGCTACACCAAAGAGGAGCTGATCGGACAGCCGCACAATATCATCCGTCACCCGGATATGCCGAAAAAGGCCTTTGAGATGATGTGGAATACCATCAAACAGGGTAATGTGTGGACCGGTCTTGTCAAAAACCTGCGCAAAGACGGACGGTACTACTGGGTTGAAACAACGATCACACCGATCCAGGACGATACCGGAGCGATCACCAAATATGCCGCTGCGCGCAAAGGTGCCAGCGAAGCGGCCATCGAAGAGGCCGAAACGCTTTACGAACGCCTGCGCGGCGAAGAAGCAGAATCATAACCTGAAGGAGGCATTGTGCTGATCTACAACCACAACAAAGAATTGGTGGGTATTGACGACGAAACACTACACCATCTCGGATACAAAACCCTTTCCGAATTTCTGGCAGAACATAGGGATGTGGCTGAAATGTTTGTCAAGAAACCGGGTTACATCCACAACTTCCAGAACTTCCCCTGGATCGACTTCGTCCTCCATGCCGACGCCGAAGACACCCGTGCCATTATCCAGAACGACAAGGTCCACTTCTCCTGCACACTGGCCCTGTCGCCGATCTTCATGACCGATGCCCCTGACAACGAAGGGTATGTCGTTCATCTCAAACAGGTTAAGGCCCTCAGCGGGGCGATGGAGCCCTTTGAACGTCCTTCCCCGGCAGAGACGCCGGCATTTGAAGAGCTCCCGGTACGTTCCCCCGAACCCGAAGCGTCGATCGTACCGCCTGCACCGGCAGAGGAGTTTGAATTTGAGGAGCTCCCGGCGATCGACCTGCCAGACATCAACCTTGACGGCTCCCTGAGCGAACCGGAGAGCTTTGAACTCGAAAGCCACGAACCCGAGCCCTTCGCCCTGGAAGAAGAGCCTTATATGCCGGAAACCTTTGAACCGCCTTCCGCCCCGGCGAAAACCGAAAGGCCGATGCTCGGCGATTATATCAACCAGGAAGAGCAGGCCTATCTGGACAACCTTCAGACGGATCATGACTACGTTTTCGACCCCAATATCGCTGCAAGCGAACTCGGTCTTCCCGTCGAACTGATCGAGGAGTTCATCGGTGACTTTATCCAGCAGGCCCACGAATTCAAAACGGGGCTCTTCAATGCCAACCATGAAGAGGATTTCGATGAAGTCCACCTCCTTTCGCACAAACTCAAAGGGGTCGCGGCCAACCTGCGGATCGAAGACGCCTTCGAGGTTCTGAGCGTCGTCAACTCTTCACGTGACCAGGTCGAGATCGAAGCCAACTTGAAGCAGTTCTACCTTATCGTTGCCAAAATGGAAGGCAAACCGCTTCCGGAAATGACCGAAGCGGCGGCACCGGCAAGCGAAACCGTCGTACCCGAGGCCAGCGAGCCTGCTGTCTCAGAGCCGGCGGAAGAGGACGACCTCTATGACTTCGGCGACCTTCTGGGCACTTCCGCGCCGGAAGAGTCCCCGGTCCCCAAAGAGGAGCCTGCACCGCCGACCGTCGAGGAGGAGCCGGCGTCTCTGGAGCTGGGCAGTCTGATGGACGACGATATCGAACTGCCGCCGATCAAAGATGAAAATGCCCCGGCAATCGAGGAGGAGCCCCGCGAACCCGTCGAGGATGTCGAACCTTTCAGCCTCGATATCATCCCCGAAGAGGAGCAGCACCTG contains:
- the guaA gene encoding glutamine-hydrolyzing GMP synthase, with product MKDVSIIVLDFGSQYTQLIARRLREERIYCEIVPYFTKVEEITAKNPKGIILSGGPASVYDEDAYEVDKAIYDLGLPVMGICYGMQRIAVDFGGSVIRSDHHEYGKAELYINEEHGNVSPLFESCENGRVVWMSHSDRVDVLPEGFAPIAHSDNSPFAAIANEEKRVYAMQYHPEVQHSEEGYLMLRNFARKICGVTEKWDMGHFLKEQIAKIKEQVGDGKVLCGLSGGVDSSVVAALLYEAIGDQLIPVFVDNGLLRKGEREQVEEVFKVNLKVPLVVADASELFLERLANVTDPETKRKTIGHTFIEVFEAEAKKHSGIKFLAQGTLYPDVIESVSVKGPSETIKSHHNVGGLPDWMDFELIEPLRELFKDEVRKLGRELGLPESMINRHPFPGPGLAIRIMGDVNKPDLNLLREADVILLDELKASGYYTRTWQAFAVLLNVKSVGVMGDNRTYDNTVCVRVVEAVDGMTATFAHLPHDLLERISRRIINEVDGINRVVYDISSKPPATIEWE
- the nhaD gene encoding sodium:proton antiporter NhaD yields the protein MHDTMLDLTSTWVGIAVLAVFIIGYYFIATEEKYELNKAKPALFIGTFSFMLIGIYYALNGLSPDPLHEEMRTLIEEIAEIFFFLFVAMTFIETLIERGVFDVLKYKLVSKGYSYKKLFWLTGLLAFFISPVADNLTTALILSTVLFTIDRDNHKFLVPGAINIVVAANAGGAWSPFGDITTLMAWTAQKGEFIDFLFLFVPSIGGWVLTAWLLARFVPAGAPAFDASSEAAPQMRDGGMTVVYLGAATIVIAVLGHQFFHFPAMWGMVFGLALLKLYSFRLTKQKRDSFDIFVNMQKIENDTLLFFFGILSAVGALHYVGFLNYIHDLYGVIGATASNIGVGFLSAIVDNVPVMSAILKASPEMGLDQWMLVTMTAGIGGSLISFGSAAGVGVMGRLRGIYTFGAHMKYAWTILAGYLLSLLLWYIQFEILGLY
- the nadB gene encoding L-aspartate oxidase; this translates as MQYDVLIIGAGVAGLYAALNIPTDKKVLLINKTRPWECNTYYAQGGVTTARNDADIPIHIKDTLEAGAGMCNEEAVRVLSETSQTVVRDLMARGFKFDTGENGRLLYTKEAAHSADRILHAGGDATGRHLHHFLLLNNPHPMLANATVIDFLIEEGQICGVEVVYKGERKVILAHQVILASGGVGSLYRFHTNAYSISGDIQGICVEKGIALENMEMMQFHPTVYLGNQSVQKQLLSEALRGEGAQVEDEDGYRFLFDYDPRGELAPRDIVSRALFDYRRKTKKQIYLSFREFDPAYFHKRFPNISANLRDMGFDVPKDRVPVSPAFHYAIGGIKTDLEGHVAGIKGLYAIGEAASTGVHGANRLASNSLLEGLVFAKRATAALLSEAGSRCSTPFAPGDEPLFVEGDKEKKEQLRRIMWKFVSIVRTTEGLQEALATLDAMLASPIGRMLRLRLLTAHEIVRAALAREESVGVHYREN
- the lptM gene encoding LPS translocon maturation chaperone LptM, whose product is MRSIFHMMIIAVCLLSLSGCGYKGNPYYEAPQKVR
- the uvrC gene encoding excinuclease ABC subunit UvrC, which encodes MLEQIQNLPDRPGVYHYYDAGGHLLYVGKAKSLKKRVKSYFRFTPVLAPNPTLSPRIRKMLGETVSLNYIVVESEHDALILENSLIKQLKPKYNILLRDDKTYPYIYIDRALPFPRFEITRKVITGSRIEYFGPYSVGARDILDSLYDLVPLVQKQSCLGGGKTCLFYQMKQCLGPCEGLVTPEAYAALIDEAKSLIDSKRKLLSRLEARMAFYAESLRFEEAAKLRDRIERIERSEQLSKIDLANAADYDIFAVAHNDKYAAIVRLFMRRGKIVSSAFDTIRINALFDPGELYERTLLEFYVHDQPPIVAPILVADDFDTREWVASALSKHLGRKVQIHVPQRGEKRKVIDTARLNAEELLQKQRHTGAERTAEALQELCGLSAFPERVEVFDNSHLAGVAPVGAMIVAEKGTFLKKAYRHYHLDSRDEYAQMREMLTRRIEGFGANPPPDLWIIDGGRTLLLLATDLLASAGVNLDVIAVSKEKIDAKAHRAKGKAADLIHTFEETLRLPTTDPRLHWVQRLRDEAHRFAITFHKKQREKEAKSSNLLQLKGISEAKVKKLLNHFGTFEAVYAAPEEELAALLNIADAKKIKNSYR
- a CDS encoding PAS domain-containing protein; the encoded protein is MQVVEPIDEEFKFEGRAIVSETDLNGIITFANRKFCEISGYTKEELIGQPHNIIRHPDMPKKAFEMMWNTIKQGNVWTGLVKNLRKDGRYYWVETTITPIQDDTGAITKYAAARKGASEAAIEEAETLYERLRGEEAES
- a CDS encoding Hpt domain-containing protein, giving the protein MLIYNHNKELVGIDDETLHHLGYKTLSEFLAEHRDVAEMFVKKPGYIHNFQNFPWIDFVLHADAEDTRAIIQNDKVHFSCTLALSPIFMTDAPDNEGYVVHLKQVKALSGAMEPFERPSPAETPAFEELPVRSPEPEASIVPPAPAEEFEFEELPAIDLPDINLDGSLSEPESFELESHEPEPFALEEEPYMPETFEPPSAPAKTERPMLGDYINQEEQAYLDNLQTDHDYVFDPNIAASELGLPVELIEEFIGDFIQQAHEFKTGLFNANHEEDFDEVHLLSHKLKGVAANLRIEDAFEVLSVVNSSRDQVEIEANLKQFYLIVAKMEGKPLPEMTEAAAPASETVVPEASEPAVSEPAEEDDLYDFGDLLGTSAPEESPVPKEEPAPPTVEEEPASLELGSLMDDDIELPPIKDENAPAIEEEPREPVEDVEPFSLDIIPEEEQHLIDDAEEGEHYRQLSGEASKDSALMSGAEETKLHYDLTRAAAEIGLSESFVKSLVTDFVEDAKKKKSEIMQAIDDGNLKKVRSVAFEFKGLSDNLRIEDVSRSLTKLLRHEQLPALKKEAEHFYSLLKQL